Proteins found in one Xenopus laevis strain J_2021 chromosome 1L, Xenopus_laevis_v10.1, whole genome shotgun sequence genomic segment:
- the LOC121393326 gene encoding uncharacterized protein LOC121393326: protein MARPHTGQLGAHNHSRRVPNSIRQPTSSHFQTLIYTKKLIQKTRPDDNSKRTETKRCHCTSTCRRTLQRFLLESLFGLKEGGYLQTSIKPKNLKQAGVQTEIPHGVHPVGGNVNDPQLFHDQGRPSGCLLACTHQEGIPTISTVYGARRTLPIQGTSFRPFHGTPSVHENTQPIDCTPQESRNLSHTLSGRPPNQSSVLRPESQRHPNLCHNTPTTRLDNKLQKESPHAHTTNSIPRNVVRLIPSDYVSALGEDSNNRTHCSTSLHSDHHFSGTLPPVIRLHGSSVGSTAFRQIPHERLSESLSTPLEQEPLQLVATNSTYHASQTFTDLVDNTTKSFSRQDMGLTPVDRTDHGRQPHRLGGNLATSDLPRDMVTGRIKTPYKCVRNQSNTKCHSSLVSRLTKHTTTHSVRQCHRGCLPQQAGRNPQQQSDEGGSTNTHLGRTSCPSHLRSLHSGRTKLGGGYLSRQRIDQGEWSLRLDVFTQLVTRWGRPDIDMFASRHNFKVPTYCARSQDPKAAYVDALVIPWIFKRVYAFPPLALLPRVIRKIRQERTETILIAPDWPRRPWYSELINMSAAPPWWLPLTPELLTQGPIKHDNLQRLHLMAWLLKPSCGVPKGFPKKPLTFC from the coding sequence ATGGCGAGACCACATACAGGACAATTGGGTGCTCACAATCATAGCAGAAGGGTACCGAATTCCATTCGACAGCCTACCTCCTCGCACTTTCAAACGCTCATCTACACCAAAAAACTCATCCAAAAGACTCGCCCTGACGACAATAGTAAACGAACTGAAACAAAACGATGTCATTGTACCAGTACCTGCCGAAGAACGTTACAGAGGTTTCTACTCGAATCTCTTTTTGGTCTTAAAGAAGGAGGGTACCTTCAGACCAGTATTAAACCTAAAAACCTTAAACAAGCAGGTGTCCAAACAGAGATTCCGCATGGAGTCCATCCGGTCGGTGGTAATGTCAATGACCCACAATTGTTTCATGACCAAGGTAGACCTTCAGGATGCCTACTTGCATGTACCCATCAGGAGGGCATCCCAACAATATCTACGGTTTACGGTGCTCGGAGAACATTACCAATTCAAGGCACTTCCTTTCGGCCTTTCCACGGCACCCCGAGTGTTCACGAAAATACTCAGCCCATTGATTGCACACCTCAGGAGTCTAGGAATCTCAGTCACACCTTATCTGGACGACCTCCTAATCAGAGCTCCGTCCTACGACCAGAGTCACAAAGACACCCAAATTTGTGTCACAATACTCCAACAACACGGTTGGataataaattacagaaagagtcaCCTCACGCCCACACAACAAATTCAATTCCTAGGAATGTTGTTCGACTCATCCCGTCAGACTACGTCTCTGCCCTTGGAGAAGATTCAAACAATCGTACACACTGCTCAACAAGTCTGCACTCAGACCACCATTTCAGCGGAACGCTGCCTCCAGTTATTAGGCTACATGGTAGCAGCGTTGGAAGCACTGCCTTTCGGCAGATTCCACATGAGAGACTTTCAGAATCACTTTCTACACCTTTGGAACAAGAACCACTCCAACTTGTCGCAACAAATTCCACTTACCATGCAAGTCAAACGTTCACTGACTTGGTGGACAACACCACAAAATCTTTCTCAAGGCAAGACATGGGCCTTACCCCAGTGGACCGTACTGACCACGGACGCCAGCCTCACCGGCTGGGGGGCAACTTGGCCACCTCGGACTTGCCAAGGGACATGGTCACAGGCAGAATCAAAACTCCCTATAAATGTGTTAGAAATCAGAGCAATACGAAATGCCATAGCTCATTGGTCTCGAGACTTACAAAACATACCACTACGCATTCAGTCCGACAATGCCACCGCGGTTGCCTACCTCAACAAGCAGGGAGGAACCCGCAGCAACAGAGCGATGAGGGAGGTAGCACAAATACTCACCTGGGCAGAACTTCATGTCCCAGCCATCTCCGCAGTCTTCATTCCGGGCGTACTAAACTGGGAGGCGGATACCTCAGCCGCCAGCGGATAGACCAAGGAGAGTGGTCTCTCCGCTTGGACGTCTTCACGCAGTTAGTGACCAGATGGGGAAGACCAGACATAGACATGTTTGCGTCAAGACACAATTTCAAAGTTCCTACCTACTGCGCCAGGTCACAGGACCCGAAGGCGGCTTACGTAGACGCATTAGTGATACCGTGGATTTTCAAGAGAGTCTATGCCTTCCCTCCACTAGCACTTCTTCCAAGAGTGATACGCAAGATACGGCAGGAACGGACAGAAACCATTCTCATTGCCCCGGATTGGCCGCGGAGACCTTGGTACTCCGAACTCATCAACATGTCAGCAGCTCCACCATGGTGGCTGCCTCTCACACCAGAATTGCTCACTCAAGGACCAATAAAGCACGACAACCTGCAGCGGTTGCATTTGATGGCTTGGCTGTTGAAACCGAGTTGTGGCGTTCCAAAGGGTTTTCCAAAGAAGCCACTGACATTCTGTTGA